The proteins below are encoded in one region of Triticum aestivum cultivar Chinese Spring chromosome 1B, IWGSC CS RefSeq v2.1, whole genome shotgun sequence:
- the LOC123086999 gene encoding uncharacterized protein, with translation MTKLMCLCFIILTIGVAVSADECEGDRQAMIKECAKYQQWPANPKIDPSNACCVVWQKANIPCLCAGVTKEKEKIYCMEKVGYVANFCKKPFSHGYKCGSYTFPPLA, from the exons ATGACGAAACTCATGTGCTTATGTTTCATCATCCTCACTATTGGGGTAGCCGTGTCGGCTGACGAATGTGAGGGTGACCGACAGGCCATGATCAAGGAGTGTGCTAAGTATCAACAATGGCCAGCAAATCCGAAGATAGATCCATCGAACGCATGTTGTGTCGTGTGGCAAAAGGCAAACATCCCATGCCTTTGCGCTGGTGTCACCAAGGAGAAAGAGAAGATATATTGTATGGAGAAGGTTGGCTACGTTGCCAATTTCTGCAAGAAGCCGTTTTCACATGGATACAAGTGCGGAA GTTACACATTCCCTCCTCTGGCGTAG